The DNA segment AGTTGCTTCGGTCGTATTCAAGTATATATTTCATCCGCCAATATACCTGTACTGTTCAGCATGCAGTAAAGCTGATTCGGCAGTTAGTGCTGGAGGTAGCCTTGATAAATAAATCACAGTACAATTGCTAAGCTCGGATAAAGATATTGAGTTGAGCCTTGACCATTACGGAATGGGGTAACAACATGTTTTTTCCGGGTAACTATCAGTTTAAATTTGTAGGAGTTTTAAAATGGCAATAGGCACAGTCAAGTGGTTCAACAATACCAAGGGTTTTGGATTTATCGAGCCATCCGAAGGTAAGGAAGATGTTTTTGTTCACCACTCGGTGATTTTGGGTGATGGATTCAAAACCTTATCTCCCGGCCAATCGGTTCAATTCGACATCGAGTCGGGTCCAAAAGGTTTGACTGCTGCAAATGTTCAGCCTAAATAATCCATAAAGGCTCCGTCATAAAAGGCTCTTGAAATCAAGAGCCTTTTTTTTGTCTGTCAAAAATGGCATGCTTATCAAGCAGGCAGGCTATAATCGAAATACCCTTTCAAACTACCTTTCTTGCAACTATGGCCCGCGACTTTTCATCGTTAAAAAATCTGGATATTCCGGTCAAGGTTCTGTTTACAGGCTATCTCACCACGGTTGCCGTGGGTTATTTGTTCGCCTTGATTCAGATTCTGTTCACTCATGGCATGGCCGACGGTAAGTTTGGTTTATCGATAGACGA comes from the Methylomonas sp. LL1 genome and includes:
- a CDS encoding cold-shock protein codes for the protein MAIGTVKWFNNTKGFGFIEPSEGKEDVFVHHSVILGDGFKTLSPGQSVQFDIESGPKGLTAANVQPK